Below is a window of Bacillota bacterium DNA.
GCCGCCCATGTTGCCGCTAGCCTGCAGGAGTTTATTGCCGGGCACACCACCGTGGCTGTAGAGCGCACCGTGGCCAGGCTTTTTGGCATAGACGGGGTAGATAGCGAGGGTGTACCGCTGCCTAATCTTGTTGTCGAAGACCTCGTCCGTGGCGGGGGCATGGGCAAGGGCGCGGCCTTCTACATCGCTAACGCCTGCGTGGCACTTAACGCCACGCCCATGGAAGTAGCCACAGAGCTCGCCTTAGGGCGGCTTACCCTTACCAAAGTGCAACCGGCACCAAGTGGGGTGAAAGAGGCCATAAGTGACCTCGCACATCAGGCCTTGCAAAAAATTGCCTCGGGTCGGCGCGAGCGGGAAAGGTTACTGGCCGAGGTAGGAGAAGGCCGGCAGCCTTATCTCTATGTTATCGTGGCCACCGGCAATATTTACGAAGATGTGGCACAAGCCAAGGCGGCTGTGCGCGCTGGAGCCGATATTGTCGCCGTCATACGCACCACAGGGCAAAGTCTGCTCGACTACGTGCCCTACGGCGCTACCACCGAGGGCTTCGGTGGCACCTACGCCACACAAGAGAATTTTCGCATTATGCGCCAGGCCTTAGATGAAGCCGGGCAAGAGGCAGGGCGCTACATCCGCCTGGTCAACTATGCCTCGGGCCTCTGCATGCCAGAGATTGCCGCCATGGGGGCGCTAGAGCGCCTAGACGTAATGCTAAATGACGCCTTGTACGGCATACTCTTTCGCGATATCAATATGCAGCGCACCCTAGTCGACCAGCATTTTTCGCGCATTATTAACGGCTACGCCGGCATTATTATCAATACGGGCGAGGACAACTACCTCACCACCGCCGACGCCATAGAGTCTGCCCACACCGTACTAGCAAGCCAGTTTATTAATGAGCAGCTCGCGCATTTGGCAAGTATACCCGACGAGCAGTTAGGGCTAGGCCATGCCTTTGAAATTGACCCCGCCCTAGAAGACGGCATGCTCCTTGAGATAGCCCAGGCGCAAATGGCACGGCAAATCTTCCCCCGCGCACCGCTCAAGTACATGCCCCCCACCAAGCACATGACGGGCAATATCTTTAAAGGCCAGGCTATGAACGCCATGTTCAACCTCACTTCAATCCTAACGCAGCAGGGCATTCACCTGCTCGGCATGATGACAGAGGCCATTCATACCCCATTTCTGCAGGACCGCTACCTAGCCCTTGAGAATGCGCGTTATGTGATGAACACGGCGCGCTCACTAGGTGACGAAATCCAGTTTGTCGCGGGCGGCAAAATAGAACGACGGGCTAACGAAGTCCTAGACAAGGCCCTAGCTCTGCTGCTACAGGTGGAGAAAAACGGCCTGATGGAGTCCATCGAGGCAGGCGTCTTTGCCGATGTCAAGCGCGGACGCTTTGGCGGCAAGGGGCTAGAAGGCGTAGTTAGAAAAGCGCCCGACTATGTTAATCCGTTTCCTGAGCTTATGCAGTCACGTACTCTTTTGGGGGGGCGGTAGTGTTGGAGATTCGTCCATATGGCGACACCGAAAACGACGGAGCGATACAGTTATCTTTTACTCTACCCGTGGCCAAGAGCGAAGAAGCGAAAGAAGCCGCTAAGCAGCTGGTGCTGCGCATGGGATTGCAGAGCGTTAGCGTCGTGCACATGGCCGACGCGGGCGAGAACTTCACTTTCTTTGTCGTCTACGCCAAGACCGATGTAGCGGTAGACTTTGCGGCCATTTCTGTTCCCAAGGTAGATGCCCTGCACCTTAGTTACTACCAGGTCAACGACTATATTCGCCGCGAGATAGGGCGCAAAGTAGTCGTGGTGGGCGCCTGCACCGGTACAGACGCCCATACCGTGGGCTTAGATGCCATAATGAACATGAAAGGCTATGCCGGAGAATATGGTTTGGAAAGGTACCCGGAGTTAGTGGCGGTTAACTTGGGCAGCCAAGTGCCTAATGAGACACTTATTTCCCGGGCAATTGAGCTTCAGGCCGACGCCATCTTAGTTTCGCAGGTGGTCACCCAGAAGGACGTGCATATTCCCAATCTCACCGAGCTAGTGGAATTGCTCGAAGCCGAGAAACTGCGCGACAGGCTAGTGCTTGTTTGCGGTGGGCCCCGCATCAGCCATGAGTTGGCGATTGAGCTAGGCTTTGACGCTGGCTTTGGCGGAGGCACTTTGCCACCCCATGTTGCTTCCTTTATTGTGCAAGAGATGGTGCGCCGAGGCATAAAGTAACTGCCCGCAGAGGAAAATAGGATGATTTTGCGCCATGCTCTTGGCATGGCGCAGGATAATGCATATAATACTTGCGAACGCCGTTGGCACAAGGAGGACTAGTGCAGTGAATACACCGTTAAATAAGAAGCGTGAGCCCATTCCTGACACCGGACTGCGCATTTTGCGCACGCGCCGGCAAACCATGCATTATAAAGATCTAGTCAACGAGATTGTCGTAGAACGTGGCGAAGAGCAACTTAGCACGCCCGAGCACCTCGCCCATGTCCTCACCCAAATCAATCTCGATGCCCGTTTTGTGCATATGGGCAAGGGCTACTGGGGGCTGCGCGATTGGGCGGGTGGTCAGCAAAAGTATACTCCGGTCATAATCCCAGGTGAGGGCGACTACCAGCCTAAGCCAGGCGACTATATTTTTGTGGAGGACGACGATACCGACGACGAGAGCGAGCTCCTTATCCCCGTTCCCGATGAGGAAGAAGAAGTCTTTCCCGAAGAAGAAAGCGAACCGCTAGGGAGCGACGATGAAGACGACGATGACGACGAATAACCGGGCACAGCCCGGCTTTTCAACTTTATAGGCAGGGGGGATGTAGCATGGCTAAATTTGTCTTTGTTACCGGAGGCGTCGTTTCAGGGTTAGGTAAGGGGATAACGGCAGCGTCACTAGGGCGTCTACTAAAGGCGCGAGGGTACACGGTGAGCGTGCTCAAGTTCGACCCCTACATCAATGTTGACCCTGGGACGATGAGCCCCTACCAGCACGGCGAAGTTTTTGTCACAGAAGACGGGGCAGAGACCGATTTAGATTTAGGTCACTACGAGCGCTTTATGGACATTAATCTCTCCACGAACAACAATGTCACCGCCGGCAAGATCTACAAGTCCGTGATCGACAAAGAGCGCCGCGGCGACTACTTGGGAGGCACGGTGCAGGTTATCCCCCATATTACTAACGAGATAAAAGAGCGCATGCAGCGGGTGGCTAGAGAGACCAATGCGGAAGTGATGGTTGTAGAAATAGGGGGCACCGTAGGCGACATTGAGTCGCTGCCCTTTCTCGAAGCCATTAGGCAGATGCGCCGCGACCTAGGCCGCGAAAATGTCCTCTACATGCATGTCACCTTAGTGCCGTCTTTGCGCCGCGGGGGCGAGCTTAAGACTAAGCCCACGCAGCACAGCGTCAAAGAACTGCGCAGCCTAGGTATTCAACCCAATGTCATTATCTGTCGTACCGAGGAACCACTCTCGGTCGAAATACGCGCCAAGATCGCTCTCTTCTGCGACATTGACCCTGCGGCGATCATCGAAAATGTTGACGTCGCCTCTATCTACGAAGTGCCGCTCATGCTTGAGCGCCAGCGCCTTGACGAGCTGGTTATCGAGCGCTTAGGTCTTCCACCTAGTCAGCCAGACCTTAAAGAATGGCGGCAGCTGGTGGCCGAGATGGCCTCGCGAGTTAAGGTCGTAAAAGTAGCCTTAGTGGGCAAGTACGTCTCTTATACCGACGCCTACTTGAGCGTGGTCGAAGCTTTGCATCACGCTGGATTTGCTGCGGCCGTGAAGATAGAAGTAGTGTGGGTCAAGGTCGAAGATATAGAAGAAAAGGGCGCGGAGCACTTTCTTAAGGGTGTCGATGCCGTGGTAGTGCCCGGGGGCTTTGGCCACCGCGGGGTCTTAGGCAAAATTCTCGCTGCGCGCTACGCTAGAGAACAAAGGTTACCCTACTTGGGGCTGTGTCTCGGCATGCAAGTAGCTGTTATCGAGTATGCTCGCCATGTCTGTGGGTGGGAGGACGCCGACAGCGCCGAGTTTAGAGACTGCGCGTACCCCGTCATCGACCTGCTGCCAGAGCAAAAAAACATTGAAGACCTAGGTGGCACCATGCGTTTAGGCTCCTACCCCTGCAGTGTGGTCAAAGGCACCAAGGCCCATGCCGCCTATGGTCAAGAGCTTATCGATGAGCGCCATCGTCACCGCTTTGAGTTTAACAACCACTATCGCGAGCCCTTGCTGGCAGCTGGCTTAGTAATATCTGGAACATCGCCCGATGGACGCTTGGTAGAGATAGTCGAAGACCCCAGCCACCCGTTCTTCGTGGGCGTGCAATTTCACCCTGAGTTTAAGTCGCGGCCCAACCGTCCTCATCCACTTTTTCACGCCTTAGTTTCCGCCGCGCTAGAGCCCAAGTAAGGCCAGTTATGAATCATTACTTTAGTCAAGATCCAAGCAGTCGGCACGACATAAAAGAAATCGAGGCTACCCTACTGGGGCACAAGTTGCGGTTTCTTACTGACAGCGGTGTTTTTTCTAAAGACGGGGTCGATTTCGGCACGAGACTGCTCCTGCAGACTGTCGTCATCCCGCCCGGTTCATCCGTACTTGATCTTGGCTGTGGCTATGGTGCGCTCGGCATTACGGCGGCCCTGCTTAACCCCACCGGTCATACCACCCTGGTCGATGTTAACTTGCGCGCACTCGACTTGGCGCGTCTTAACGCCCAAAAAAACGGCGCCCACCATGTCAGCGTAGTGCAGAGCGACGGCATCTCGGCGCTCACCGGGCAGAAATTTGCGGTGGTGCTCACTAACCCACCCATTCGCGCCGGCAAAGACGTTGTTTTTTCTTTTTACAGCGGCGCGCGTACGGTATTAGACAGTGCCGGCAGCTTGTGGGTCGTCATTCAAAAGAAGCAGGGCGCCCCCTCCACCGAAAAGAAACTGCGCGAGCTCTTTAACTCTGTTACCCTAGTTAATCGCTCCAAAGGCTATCACATTTACCAAGCCACTAAAACACCTACAACACCATAATAAAAACAGGCTGACCCAAGCAACTTGGTCAGCCCGTTTCCCATTTCCCGCTACTCACTGCCACTTCCTGCCGTGGGCTGGGAGACGATTTCAACCACAGAGGCACAGAGGCGTGGAAAAGAGAGGAACAAGGAACGAATTTAATAGCCTAGTTTAACTCTTTCTTTCTCTGTGACCTCTGTGTACTCTGTGGTAAAAAACGTGCTTTACTCTCTCTAACTTCTAATTTCCAACCTCTAACCTCTAGTTATGTGCTCTGTGGTAAAAAACGTGCCTTCCCCTCTCCTGCCTCTTATCTCCTGCCTCCTGCCTCTTGAATCTATTTTCCTGCTGTTGCTATATACACGACAAACTCGTTCTCTCCGTCAAAACCAAGCAGCGCATTTACCTCATCGTCATTAAAGGCAGCGATGGCGCAAACCCCAGCCCCAAGTGCGGTGGCTGCCAAGTAGAGGTTTTGGCAAATGTGCCCCGCGTCAAGATGCATGTAGCGGTAGCCGCGCTCGCCGTAGCGCCACTCCATGCGGTAGGCATCTGCCGCCCAGAAGAAAGTCACGGCCGAGGTACCCACAAAGGGCTGTTCTAGACAAGCCTGGCTCAGTTTGTGGCCCCAACCGTCTCCCTCTGCCAGGAAAAGAAGTTCATGGCTAAGCGCTTGGTACTGGTAGATGCCTGGGGTTAGCCCAGAAACCCTATTGACCAAGAGGTATGTTTCAAAGGGATGGCGCGCTCCCGCTGAGGGCACCGTGCGCAGCGTGGCGGGGCGACTGGTCACTTTCTTCACGCCCTGGGTTGTCCAGAGCAGGTAGGTCAGTTCTTCTAAAGTCAGGGGGGTCTCGCTGTACTTGCGTAGGCTAGAGCGGCTCTCGATGATCTCTCGCAAGTCGACCTGTAGCGAGGGCAAGGCCTCGACTTTAGGCAGGGTAATCCGCGCCAGCACGGGGCGCGTAACGCGCTCTAGGGGAGGCTGTGGCAGCTCCTTCACCTGGTCAGATTCTTTCGCATATTGGTACTTGGTCTTCTCCATAAACTCGCGGCCAGCTACACTGCGAAAACGTTCCATAAGTGCATCCCCCTTATTCTTCGTTAGACGAATCTATTATATCATGACAGGCAAAACCTGCAATTCTTACTTGGCCTGGCCGTGGCTCTTGCTGCCGGCGCGGCAGGTTAAAGAGGCGCCATTGGCGAAGTAGTTAGCACATAAAGAGTAAAGGAAGGTGCTGTTTTCTGTGAAAGCGACGATTAGACTGCGCATGAGCCTGCATGATGCTCATTACGGCGGCAACTTAGTGGATGGGGCGCGAGTGCTCGCCCTGTTTGGCGATATAGCCACCGAGCTACTTATTCGCCATGATGGCGATGAGGGGCTCTTTGTCGCCTACGACATGGTGGAGTTTAAAGCCCCCACCTATGCCGGCGACTACTTAGAAGTGGAGGGCGAGATTACCTCTGTCGGCAAGACTTCGCGCAAAATGAGCTTTGCGGCCTACAAAGTCATCGCGGCACTAAATGACCCAGCACGGCCAACGGCAGCCGACGTCTTGCCCGAGCCACTACTGGTGTGTCGCGCTACGGGTACCTGTGTCGTGCCCTTAGATAAGCAGCGTCGCCTCGCTACTGTGTAAAACATTAAGGCAAGGGAGGTAGAACCTTGGACAAACTTATCATAACAGCAGCCATAGTGGGCGCCGAGTTAACCCGCGCCGAGCAGCCCCACTTACCACTTACTCCGTCTGAGCTAGCCGAGGCCGCCTACGAGTGCTACCAGCAGGGGGCGTCTATTGTGCACCTTCATGTGCGCGACAAAGACGGCGCACCCTCGCAAGATAGTGCTTTGTTTGCCGAGACCATGCGGCTTATTAAAGAGAAGTGCGACATTATCGTGCAGTTCTCTACGGGGGGTGCTACGGGCACACCTGTCGAGGCGCGTATAGCGCCCCTAGCCCTCCGCCCCGAGATGGCTACTTTGACCACGGGTACTGTTAATTTTGGGAACGACGTATTTTTTAACCCCCCGGAGTTCGTAGCGAGCATTGCGCGCGCCATTAAGGAGCATGGCATACGCCCCGAGATTGAAGTTTTTGAAACGGGCATGATTCAAAACGCCTTAGCCTTGGTAAAACAGGGCCTCTTAACTTCCCCGCTCCATTTTGATTTTGTCCTAGGCGTTCCAGGTGCTATGCCGGGCACGGCGAAAAACCTGCTGCACT
It encodes the following:
- a CDS encoding 3-aminobutyryl-CoA ammonia lyase, which gives rise to MKATIRLRMSLHDAHYGGNLVDGARVLALFGDIATELLIRHDGDEGLFVAYDMVEFKAPTYAGDYLEVEGEITSVGKTSRKMSFAAYKVIAALNDPARPTAADVLPEPLLVCRATGTCVVPLDKQRRLATV
- a CDS encoding class I SAM-dependent methyltransferase, translated to MNHYFSQDPSSRHDIKEIEATLLGHKLRFLTDSGVFSKDGVDFGTRLLLQTVVIPPGSSVLDLGCGYGALGITAALLNPTGHTTLVDVNLRALDLARLNAQKNGAHHVSVVQSDGISALTGQKFAVVLTNPPIRAGKDVVFSFYSGARTVLDSAGSLWVVIQKKQGAPSTEKKLRELFNSVTLVNRSKGYHIYQATKTPTTP
- a CDS encoding lysine 5,6-aminomutase subunit alpha, with protein sequence MSKLNLDLEKVTRARQAAAHVAASLQEFIAGHTTVAVERTVARLFGIDGVDSEGVPLPNLVVEDLVRGGGMGKGAAFYIANACVALNATPMEVATELALGRLTLTKVQPAPSGVKEAISDLAHQALQKIASGRRERERLLAEVGEGRQPYLYVIVATGNIYEDVAQAKAAVRAGADIVAVIRTTGQSLLDYVPYGATTEGFGGTYATQENFRIMRQALDEAGQEAGRYIRLVNYASGLCMPEIAAMGALERLDVMLNDALYGILFRDINMQRTLVDQHFSRIINGYAGIIINTGEDNYLTTADAIESAHTVLASQFINEQLAHLASIPDEQLGLGHAFEIDPALEDGMLLEIAQAQMARQIFPRAPLKYMPPTKHMTGNIFKGQAMNAMFNLTSILTQQGIHLLGMMTEAIHTPFLQDRYLALENARYVMNTARSLGDEIQFVAGGKIERRANEVLDKALALLLQVEKNGLMESIEAGVFADVKRGRFGGKGLEGVVRKAPDYVNPFPELMQSRTLLGGR
- a CDS encoding cobalamin-dependent protein (Presence of a B(12) (cobalamin)-binding domain implies dependence on cobalamin itself, in one of its several forms, or in some unusual lineages, dependence on a cobalamin-like analog.) codes for the protein MLEIRPYGDTENDGAIQLSFTLPVAKSEEAKEAAKQLVLRMGLQSVSVVHMADAGENFTFFVVYAKTDVAVDFAAISVPKVDALHLSYYQVNDYIRREIGRKVVVVGACTGTDAHTVGLDAIMNMKGYAGEYGLERYPELVAVNLGSQVPNETLISRAIELQADAILVSQVVTQKDVHIPNLTELVELLEAEKLRDRLVLVCGGPRISHELAIELGFDAGFGGGTLPPHVASFIVQEMVRRGIK
- the rpoE gene encoding DNA-directed RNA polymerase subunit delta — its product is MNTPLNKKREPIPDTGLRILRTRRQTMHYKDLVNEIVVERGEEQLSTPEHLAHVLTQINLDARFVHMGKGYWGLRDWAGGQQKYTPVIIPGEGDYQPKPGDYIFVEDDDTDDESELLIPVPDEEEEVFPEEESEPLGSDDEDDDDDE
- a CDS encoding 3-keto-5-aminohexanoate cleavage protein; this translates as MDKLIITAAIVGAELTRAEQPHLPLTPSELAEAAYECYQQGASIVHLHVRDKDGAPSQDSALFAETMRLIKEKCDIIVQFSTGGATGTPVEARIAPLALRPEMATLTTGTVNFGNDVFFNPPEFVASIARAIKEHGIRPEIEVFETGMIQNALALVKQGLLTSPLHFDFVLGVPGAMPGTAKNLLHLVESIPQDATWMVAGIGRAELPLATIALVLGGHVRVGFEDNIYYSRGVLATSNAQLVARIARIAAEIGRPVATPSEARQILGITPSVK
- a CDS encoding SagB/ThcOx family dehydrogenase, whose protein sequence is MERFRSVAGREFMEKTKYQYAKESDQVKELPQPPLERVTRPVLARITLPKVEALPSLQVDLREIIESRSSLRKYSETPLTLEELTYLLWTTQGVKKVTSRPATLRTVPSAGARHPFETYLLVNRVSGLTPGIYQYQALSHELLFLAEGDGWGHKLSQACLEQPFVGTSAVTFFWAADAYRMEWRYGERGYRYMHLDAGHICQNLYLAATALGAGVCAIAAFNDDEVNALLGFDGENEFVVYIATAGK
- a CDS encoding CTP synthase gives rise to the protein MAKFVFVTGGVVSGLGKGITAASLGRLLKARGYTVSVLKFDPYINVDPGTMSPYQHGEVFVTEDGAETDLDLGHYERFMDINLSTNNNVTAGKIYKSVIDKERRGDYLGGTVQVIPHITNEIKERMQRVARETNAEVMVVEIGGTVGDIESLPFLEAIRQMRRDLGRENVLYMHVTLVPSLRRGGELKTKPTQHSVKELRSLGIQPNVIICRTEEPLSVEIRAKIALFCDIDPAAIIENVDVASIYEVPLMLERQRLDELVIERLGLPPSQPDLKEWRQLVAEMASRVKVVKVALVGKYVSYTDAYLSVVEALHHAGFAAAVKIEVVWVKVEDIEEKGAEHFLKGVDAVVVPGGFGHRGVLGKILAARYAREQRLPYLGLCLGMQVAVIEYARHVCGWEDADSAEFRDCAYPVIDLLPEQKNIEDLGGTMRLGSYPCSVVKGTKAHAAYGQELIDERHRHRFEFNNHYREPLLAAGLVISGTSPDGRLVEIVEDPSHPFFVGVQFHPEFKSRPNRPHPLFHALVSAALEPK